One window of the Silurus meridionalis isolate SWU-2019-XX chromosome 24, ASM1480568v1, whole genome shotgun sequence genome contains the following:
- the LOC124378291 gene encoding SLIT and NTRK-like protein 5, translated as MKMRVWILTLILLLAASLSLVEMYDNYGEICRNLCTCEEKEGVLTVSCENRGIVRLSEISPVNFPTYHLLLTGNLLKKLSVNDFINYTGVTILHLGNNDISEMETGAFNGLQGLRRLHVNNNKIDVLRDDTFTGLENLEYLQIDYNFISIIEPSALSRLHHLTVLILNDNLLSSLPTNIFRNVPLTHLDLRGNRLKMFPYIGLLEHMDKVVELQLEENPWNCSCELISLKAWLESIAYTALVGEVVCETPFRLHGRDLDEVSKQELCPRRAISEYEMRPPPPLSTNGYFQTTPVAVTSSATSSAVLRSSSRPTKGTRQSNKTRSKPTSRIPGNPYNYGPIIAFQTKSPVPLDCPTACTCNLQISDLGLNVNCQERKIESISDLKPKPYNPKKMYLTGNYIPVVRRSDFVEAEGLDLLHLGNNRISLIHDRAFGDLINLRRLYLNGNLIDKLTADMFFGLQNLQYLYLEYNKINEVVAGSFRFVPNLQLLFLNNNLLKTLPGGVFSSMSLSRLNLRNNHFQNLPVSGVLDQLKALVQVDLFENPWDCTCDVVGMKIWLEQLNSGTVVNDVVCVTPKRLAGQDMRSLLSEQLCPDYSDIVVSTVAPSEATLETKVVTTETPLRFNPPSSTVPLSVLILSLLLVFIMSVFVAAGLFVVVMKRRKKSQSDRTSTNNSDVSSFNLQYSLYSNRSVPKVKHPAGHVYEYIPHTLGNMCKNPIYRSREGTAVEDYPDLHELKVGYRNPNQEERDPASRSPTYTVSTIEPREEPSTAQDAEHFFRGILEPDKTPNSAGNRYDYKYPSPGSYTYNPNFDVRRQFLHPEGIRETMLYNSAPSTVFVEPNRNEYLELKAKLQMEPDYLEVLEKQTTFSQF; from the coding sequence ATGAAAATGCGTGTCTGGATACTGACACTAATCTTGCTGCTTGCCGCTTCTCTGAGCCTGGTTGAGATGTATGACAATTATGGGGAGATCTGTAGGAATTTGTGCACTTGCGAGGAAAAAGAGGGCGTCCTGACGGTCAGCTGCGAAAACCGGGGCATCGTGAGACTGTCGGAGATCAGCCCGGTTAATTTCCCCACCTATCACCTTCTCCTGACGGGGAACTTGCTGAAAAAATTGTCCGTCAATGACTTCATCAACTACACCGGAGTCACCATTTTGCATTTAGGCAACAACGACATATCGGAAATGGAGACCGGAGCTTTTAATGGACTGCAGGGATTAAGGCGGTTGCAcgtgaacaacaacaaaatagaTGTTCTTAGGGATGATACGTTCACTGGATTAGAAAACCTGGAATACCTTCAGATTGATTAcaattttattagtattattgaaCCCAGTGCTCTCAGCAGGCTCCACCATCTGACTGTGCTCATTTTGAATGACAATCTTTTGTCATCGCTGCCTACTAACATTTTCCGAAATGTGCCCTTGACCCACTTGGATCTCAGGGGCAACCGCTTGAAAATGTTCCCTTACATTGGCCTTTTGGAGCATATGGACAAAGTGGTGGAATTACAGCTAGAGGAGAATCCCTGGAATTGTTCTTGCGAACTTATCTCGCTAAAAGCGTGGCTGGAAAGCATCGCCTATACAGCGCTAGTTGGCGAGGTGGTCTGCGAGACTCCGTTTCGCCTGCACGGCCGCGATCTCGACGAGGTCTCCAAGCAGGAGCTTTGCCCTCGTAGGGCCATTTCGGAATATGAGATGCGCCCGCCGCCACCTCTTAGTACAAACGGATATTTTCAGACGACACCAGTGGCAGTGACTTCCTCTGCTACATCCTCAGCAGTGCTGAGGTCCTCATCCCGACCTACCAAAGGCACTCGGCAGTCCAACAAGACCAGGTCCAAGCCCACTTCTCGCATCCCGGGCAATCCCTACAACTATGGGCCAATCATAGCTTTTCAGACCAAATCTCCCGTGCCTTTGGATTGCCCCACGGCATGCACGTGCAACCTTCAGATCTCGGATCTTGGGCTCAACGTCAACTGCCAGGAAAGGAAAATCGAGAGCATATCGGATCTAAAGCCCAAGCCGTATAATCCCAAAAAGATGTACCTCACTGGAAATTACATCCCTGTTGTGCGCCGATCGGATTTCGTCGAGGCGGAGGGATTGGATTTGTTGCACTTGGGGAACAATCGGATATCACTCATACATGACCGGGCATTTGGGGATTTAATCAACCTGCGCAGGTTGTACTTGAATGGCAATTTGATTGACAAGCTCACCGCAGACATGTTCTTTGGGCTCCAGAACCTTCAGTACTTGTATTTAGAGTACAACAAAATCAATGAGGTAGTTGCAGGTAGCTTTCGTTTCGTGCCAAACCTCCAGCTGCTTTTCCTGAACAACAATCTTCTTAAGACCTTGCCGGGAGGCGTCTTTTCTAGCATGTCCCTCTCAAGGCTCAATCTACGCAACAACCACTTTCAAAACTTACCTGTCAGCGGTGTCCTCGATCAACTCAAGGCTTTGGTGCAAGTGGATCTTTTTGAAAACCCATGGGATTGCACGTGTGATGTAGTAGGCATGAAAATATGGCTGGAGCAGCTCAACTCTGGAACTGTGGTTAACGATGTCGTGTGCGTGACTCCAAAGAGACTTGCAGGGCAAGATATGCGCAGCCTCCTTTCGGAACAACTGTGCCCAGATTATTCGGATATTGTTGTGTCGACAGTAGCTCCTTCAGAAGCCACCTTGGAAACGAAGGTAGTCACCACGGAGACTCCTTTGAGGTTTAACCCTCCTTCAAGCACCGTTCCATTGTCAGTCCTTATCCTTAGCCTCCTCCTGGTCTTCATAATGTCTGTTTTCGTGGCTGCTGGGCTGTTCGTTGTGGTCATGAAACGGCGGAAAAAGTCCCAAAGCGACCGCACCAGCACCAACAACTCGGATGTAAGCTCCTTTAACCTCCAGTACAGTCTTTATAGCAATCGCTCGGTCCCCAAAGTCAAACACCCAGCAGGCCATGTCTATGAGTACATCCCCCATACTCTTGGGAACATGTGCAAGAACCCCATTTATAGGTCCAGAGAAGGTACTGCTGTGGAGGATTATCCTGATCTGCATGAGCTGAAGGTTGGCTACCGAAACCCCAACCAGGAAGAGCGGGACCCAGCGTCAAGGAGTCCCACATACACTGTTAGTACCATCGAACCTCGGGAGGAACCTTCGACCGCTCAGGATGCCGAGCATTTCTTCCGAGGGATCTTAGAGCCAGACAAGACTCCAAACAGTGCCGGAAATAGATACGATTACAAGTACCCCAGTCCTGGATCTTACACGTACAACCCAAATTTCGATGTACGGAGGCAATTCTTGCATCCCGAGGGAATTAGAGAAACTATGCTGTACAATTCCGCTCCAAGTACTGTCTTCGTGGAGCCAAACCGCAACGAATATTTGGAACTAAAGGCGAAACTCCAAATGGAGCCGGATTACCTCGAAGTTCTTGAGAAACAGACAACATTTAGCCAGTTTTAA